A genome region from Rhizophagus irregularis chromosome 14, complete sequence includes the following:
- a CDS encoding uncharacterized protein (SECRETED:cutsite_VFG-DL; SECRETED:prob_0.8213); SECRETED:SignalP(1-21): MTKYKLYYYIIIFFIIKCVFGDLNDLEVIERTWEEDTEGLLYVAGCSTFQDDSLRLFTVGNRLNSTYLKQTSILANGTIVNILLDSWGLPLGIQPNTVSPISNKNVLFAYANGTDGKIDINNPIQKDTWAGIADEQGNLLYRVLLMKNDGFNEHNKINMFGINTAHQLVANTDTFIYVYYKKIGTRCNTIEWRLFDDKANLIGSKNLKMENGCVRSYNTKPTLDGGFLIAWSVIATLPSHRSNITSSSSSPKVKNQVYAVFLEPKSEKIKTSPFVIFSSTIAHEIKILACTGSVIGKGFNCFLQELLNKKKVQSYQINFLSSGMIHNVVPIESQIINKKSAFSDFLDIVGIPLQYGGFLLVSSSLRQNPFELLSPIHNNTRIHSILDLFQADGSLIKETFVEIIFTGGACLFRNNTVVLTGFSRNWWDPYKFQTLSIFTIDLPKFHDEDNGYQNLNIYSSYPALNEENIEITKETPQFRLSLTYRGIVEKSGQGSIHIFQADNDKYPRLTIPPNLINLVNENENFTKINVLLFSSTLNMPETKYYITVDDGMVETNELAEPLPGVKPAIWNFTTKKDFTIYSEKVNVLLRFNPDALPHFLKDFDETIKTIKHELSTFLPVNFDRLSASKWYFDNGNEHSYILLPIQISPGNPSSLRLVSDLNDLVTNSQYTNLKNGSMTKYLDSKYGAPIKENFFVQNMLLLILVGCFVIIVGILYIFANIRDGKARNIAVPQFALILSDFSLDLLFIVTHSKDIPFLFIPSLIFSIFPCTFNLFWSIYIVIIEAMHNEKFLLWFKLNNAIASTFTVLASTEVEVLSILNSRAGGFKVLQAPWSNWADRMIFMGSAIGFVIEDVPQFIIQVIYKLNTASYSIIPFLTLVTSSLVIFHAIVGKVYLGIVHWKHNHKPSIGPTEQHETTHDDDKFKVNIPLKGKNKSMRAQIVESDVKSISGEFGYI; this comes from the exons atgaccaaatataaattatattattatattataatattttttatcattaaatgtGTCTTTGgagatttaaatgatttagaGGTAATAGAAAGAACGTGGGAAGAAGATACAGAAg ggTTATTATATGTAGCAGGATGTAGTACATTTCAAGATGATAGTTTAAGATTATTTACTGTAGGAAATAGATTAAATAGTACATATTTAAAACAAACGTCAATTCTTGCAAATGGAACaattgttaatatattattggatTCATGGGGACTTCCACTTGGAATTCAACCTAATACAGTATCTcctattagtaataaaaatgtattatttgcTTATGCCAATGGAACAGATGGaaaaatagatataaataatCCTATACAAAAAGATACTTGGGCTGGTATTGCTGATGAAcaaggaaatttattatatcgtGTCTTATTAATGAAGAATGATGGATTTAAtgaacataataaaataaatatgtttggtATAAATACTGCTCATCAATTAGTTGCAAATACTGatacttttatatatgtatattataaaaagattgGAACAAGATGTAATACTATTGAATGGAGATTATTTGATGATAAAGCGAATCTTATtggatcaaaaaatttaaaaatggaaaatggATGTGTTCGTTCATATAATACAAAACCAACATTAGATGGAGGATTTTTGATTGCATGGTCAGTAATAGCAACTTTACCTTCTCATAGatcaaatattacatcatcatcatcatcaccaaAAGTTAAAAATCAGGTTTATGCCGTATTTTTAGAAccaaaatctgaaaaaataaaaacttcaccatttgtaatattttcaagTACAATTGCtcatgaaattaaaatattagcaTGTACAGGTTCAGTTATTGGTAAAGGTTTTAACTGttttttacaagaattattgaataaaaaaaaagtacaatcttatcaaataaattttttatctagtGGTATGATACACAATGTTGTTCCAATTGAATCtcaaattatcaataaaaaatctgCTTTTAGTGATTTTTTGGATATAGTTGGTATACCTCTTCAATATGGTGGTTTTTTACTTGTTAGTAGTAGTTTAAGACAAAAtccttttgaattattaagtCCAATTCATAATAATACAAGAATACATAGTATTTTGGATTTATTTCAAGCTGATGGAAGTTTAATCAAAGAAACTTTTGTGGAAATCATTTTTACTGGTGGTGCTTGTTTGTTTCGTAATAATACTGTAGTATTAACTGGattttcaagaaattggtGGGATCCTTATAAATTTCAaactttatcaatttttacaattGATCTTCCAAAATTTCATGATGAAGATAATggttatcaaaatttaaatatatattcttcTTATCCTGctttaaatgaagaaaatattgaaattacaaaagaaaCACCTCAATTTAGATTATCATTAACTTATCGTGGTATTGTAGAAAAAAGTGGTCAAGGTTCAATTCATATATTTCAAGCAGACAATGATAAATATCCTCGTTTAACAATACCtcctaatttaattaatttagtaaatgaaaatgaaaattttacaaaaattaatgttttattattttcttcaactttaaaTATGCctgaaacaaaatattatattactgtGGATGATGGTATGGTAGAAACTAATGAATTGGCTGAACCTTTACCTGGTGTTAAACCTGCTATTTGGAATTTCactacaaaaaaagattttactatatattctGAAAAAGTGAATGTATTACTTCGTTTTAATCCTGATGCTTTACCTCATTTTCTTAAAGATTTTGATGAaacaattaaaacaataaaacacGAATTATCAACTTTCCTTCCAGTGAATTTTGATCGTCTATCAGCTTCAAAATGGTATTTTGATAATGGAAATGAACATTCTTATATACTTCTCCCAATACAAATTTCTCCTGGAAATCCTTCATCATTACGTTTAGTATctgatttaaatgatttagtAACAAATTCACAATAtacaaatttgaaaaatgGTTCTATGACGAAATATCTTGATAGTAAATATGGTGCTCCTATcaaagagaatttttttgtacaaaataTGCTTTTGTTAATATTAGTTGGATGTTTCGTTATAATTGTtggaatattatatatttttgcaaatatacGTGATGGAAAAGCAAGAAACATTGCTGTACCACAATTCGCTTTAATATTATCGGATTTTTCTTtagatttattattcattGTAACACATTCAAAAgatattccatttttattcATTCCTTCATTAATCTTTTCAATATTTCCAtgtacttttaatttattttggtctatttatatagtaataatcgAAGCGATGCATAATGAGAAATTTTTACTTtggtttaaattaaataatgctaTAGCTTCAACTTTTACGGTATTAGCTTCAACTGAAGTTGAAGTTCTTAGTATATTAAATTCGAGAGCTGGTGGTTTTAAAGTATTACAAGCTCCATGGAGCAATTGGGCCGATCGTATGATTTTTATGGGAAGTGCTATTGGCTTTGTTATAGAAGATGTACCTCAATTCATCATCcaagttatatataaattaaatactgcatcatattcaataattccatttttaacaTTAGTCACTTCTTCATTGGTAATTTTTCACGCTATAGTCGGAAAGGTATATCTTGGTATTGTTCATTGGAAACATAATCATAAACCTAGTATTGGACCTACAGAACAACACGAAACGACGcatgatgatgataaatttaaagtcAATATTCCACTTAAAGGCAAAAATAAAAGTATGCGTGCTCAAATCGTTGAAAGTGATGTGAAAAGCATTAGTGGCGAATTTGGTTATATTTAA